A region of the Microtus ochrogaster isolate Prairie Vole_2 linkage group LG1, MicOch1.0, whole genome shotgun sequence genome:
ttctttttcaaataaatatcacATTTATTCATTCTGTGGAtgtgtggggaggtcagaggacaactttggagaGTTGGTGTCTCCTTCTgccacatgggttctagggatcaaatgtGAGTCATCAGACTTTGGGGCAAGTGCTTTTGTCTCCAGAACAAACTCGCCAGCACAAGACAATGGCTTtctagagaggagagaggcattgagtaaagagaagggagagggagagggagaggatcaTGGTAGGGAGAAgtcccagcagccagcagcagcccgCACCCAAGCAGAGGCAGTCATTTTGAATTTTCAATGGTGTGAGTAGTTGGTTAACCAGATCCACACCCACTAACGGAAGCCTGGGGAGAGGACAACAGCCAAAGCTCAAGTTTGATAATAACAGAACcttcaaaagaagaagaattacTCCACGCCAATAAATTAAAAGTACTTGGCATATAGCAAAAACAGAATTAGTGATTCTGAGTAATAATGAGTTCTCAGGTTCCGAAGAAGTCTTAGGTTACAATGTCTTCACACGATGACTGctcagggaaactgagtcacgtACATGCATTTGAGGCTCAGCAAACGCagttattaaaagtaaattttctcAGGCCTAGAAAACACAGGACTGCTCCCCTGGTGGCAGTGTCATCATGCACAAGCCGCGCCTCGTCTGCACTTCCCTGGGCAGCCAGGGGAATCCTCCGCTTGCGAGTGTCAGCGCTTTGGACATTTGCACAATTTCTGTCAACTCAACATTAAGTAGGAAACAATTGCTTCCAGCTCTCACAGAAAATCTTTTGGCCGCCTATGATCTCAACTTTAACAAAAGGAAGTTTTTACTGACCTTAGACTCTTCTGTGCCAAATGCTTTATACCTGCTTTTCGGGCGATTCCTGCACTACATGAAAGAACTATCTGAGAAAGAGCCCTTCAAAACGCTCTGTGCTGAGCAGAGCTAATATGTGTGTCAGTTTTAACAAACAAATGATCTCCCAGAACCCATAAAAAAGAAGCTAGTAGATAGGTTTTATTTTGGGTCCTAGAAACTAGCTTGTTTCCTGAAAGATTGCtatttataaagcaatttaaGGGGATAGACAAAAATAACTTACCACACATTTTAGAAAATGGGGGTGATAGtgaaagattaataaaataagctattaagttatttttaaagctagGCACCTCTGATATCTATTCATTTTCTAGTAGttctaaaaattataattttatataaactaGCTGCTTCTAATCAGATGGCTGTTATAAGATATTCTCTGCACATTTTCAATGAAttatcattgttttcctttttatatattttttacttttaccattGAAACAGGAGAAAAAGGTTTATACAAATCACAGGCATAGCAATTGACAGTAATAGTAGTGACCATAAAGCATTATTTAAAGCCCAGATGCTTTGGACAAATATTTTAGGTCTTACGTGAGatagaaaatgttaaatgaataAGTCACACAAGAATATTATGTCACACACATAATATGTGTTTAGTATTTCTTAAACAAGAAGACGTTAACAGATGTTTTATATCAAGACTAATAAGGCTTATAAAACTTACACGGCAATTGATTTGTTGGTACGTCCTCCAGAACCTTATTGACAGTGTCTGTTTTGTGAtaagattttcttaaaataggTCATCATAGTGTGTGCCTGCAATCTTGCACTTGGGAAGGTgaagaaggatcatgagttcaaggcagcccTAGGCTATAAAACAGCATTCTCAACCTTTGTAGTGCTGAGACCTTTTAATGTAGTTATTCGTGTTACGGTGACCACCTGACCATAAACCcatttcattgctgtttcataagtgcaattttgctgctgttataaatcatagtataaatatttgatattcagggtatctgatatgtgacccctgtgaaagggtcattcggcACCTCCCCACAAAAGACCGAGACCAACAGTTTGATAACCATTGCGATGTAGCGAGtgtgaggccagtgtggtctgcaTTGAGTAACTGTATCTTGCACCcaagaagaaaaaattacaaaaaccTTACCAATCGAACATGGAAAGAAGTTTGAATagtgttaaatatatataaaaagtgCACAGTGAAGCCAATAAATATTGTCAGCCACACATAGGATTGTTTGTAGTGGCCAGAAAAATGAAAGATCGTGAATAATGTTAAAATCCTTTGTATTCCACTCAGAGTTTTGGAATATGAGGAACTTATGTAATGACCCATATAGAATCATTCATTTCCTTGTGCAGAAAGATCTTTCTGAGCAtatgtatttaatgtgtgtgtatatatatatacacacacacacacacacacacacacacacacatacagatagaaTAAAAATGCCAAATTTCTATTTGGCAACGGTAGCTACTGATGGCTACCATTGAAAAACAGTAGTATGGAGTAACTATGAAGAGGAAAGAACATACTTAATTTTCATGTATCTATGGTGTAtgaatatttcttcaaaaataaaagagtcaacaaatatttttatcttgacATCCACACACTTATACAGTAGAAACGCATAgtttattgtataaatatacaagagaatgtgtttatttatttggatgaaattacaaaagaaaatttacttaaaaaacagaaggaagccCATATTCACATACCCGAAGGAATCCATTTAGTTAGTGACTCATATTTCCTCCCTATGTGCCAAAAGAATTCTGACATTTCTCGAGAACCAAGACAGGAACTTTCTTTGTCATTTGGTAAGGGAAAGGCAGCTCTTTTCATGGAGCTATGACCGAAAGTAGGATTGGTATCTCTTAAGCCCCCCAGACTGCACTGGAAGGGTGTGGCTCGTGACTACCTGCTCACACAGAGAAAATGCTTTTAGCAGTTTGTCCTCGGTCTTACCTCTAAGTCGGGTGCTTATACATCCGTAAGAGTCAGACATCGAGAGTGACAGCAGGAGTGGGCTGAGATGATGCACAGCTTGTAGCTAAGTCTGCAGGATTTTTAACCTGTCTGGCCAATGTGGGCTGGACACAACTTGAGCATCCTTTTATGGTCACATCAGGGCGACACTCActtttccttctccacctcttCAGCAGTATAAAAAGAGGTGTGGAGGCATATCCCACTACATAGCAGCAGGGTTCCAGGCAACAGTTCATCCTCCCGCCGAGTCTCCTGGCTGTGGAAGCAGGTTCTAGCTCAGTCTCCTCCACTATGGGCTTCAGACTCAGACCGACATCCTCCGGCCCCGGGACCAGCCCACTTCATAATCTACAGGCATTGTGGCTGCTGGTCCTGCTCCTCACTGCCCTGGTTCCCACGACAGTTGGACAATGTAAGAGAAATTCAGGGAAAGATGAAGGCGGAAGGCCACTTACCTTCAGCTTTTGTCGCGCAgcttgtgatgtgtgtgtgggaggctgGAGGCGTGCACGAAGTGGCTGTACTGAGGCTTCTGGGTGTGGCGGCTATGATGACCAAGAATTCTAAGATATACTTAACGGGCACTTTATGTGTGGAAGGCAATCTGCAAGCTTTGTTAGTGAAGGTTTGCAGGTCATCTTCACAATGAATGTGTGAAAGAAAGACAATTACTTCCAATCTCcaggtaaggaaagaaagaaagaaagaaagaaagaaagaaagaaagataatttcTAATCACTAATTAAGTCGTGTGTTCCAATGTAGCAATTGATGTGGACCCGTATATTGAATTGCGCTGTCAATGTACGAAAACAATCTCTGGAATCCCACTGAATAGAATTTCCTTGGTGAACGTGTTCAGGCCAGGAGTCCACTGTGCCAACGTGGAAGTGATGTAAGTCCCTCGTTCTTTGTTCTTCTTGGTCATTAGGGAACCCTTCGTCTTTACctatcctctcttctccctcctcaggGATTTGTTCTGACAGAGACTGACTTAGATGAAGATAATAATCCTGTTCTCTGTTCCAGAGCCACACTGAAAAGTGGAGGAAAAGTCTGCCTGGACCCCAATGCCTCTGCCATCAAGAAAATAGTTATGAAGATATTGGAAGGTTATTGACCAGCCAACTGTGGACTTTCTGCTAAACCATTTTACTGCGCAGGATGGCTCGGGTTTTGAAATCTGAATGTTCGAGAGTCATTTTCCACCTTAAAATTGGGATACACTTTCATTTTGTCTCAGAACTTGCCTTGTGTTCTGAGAAGGTATATTAAAGGCTGTTGCAAAGAAGATGAAAGTGAGCTGAGTTGGAACTTGCAGTTGATGGGTTATTTCTGCAATTCTTGGCTAGACATTGCACTgtgttttgcatttctttcattGAAGTTTTCTTTCCAAGTGCATTATGTCaagttttatttctgtattttttgaatcatttcttttaggtttgaGTTTATAGGTTGAtcacttttcccttctctttccccttccaaaACCCTTTTATGTACCTTCCCTGTTCTTTTTCATACCCatgtctcttttttcattaattgctgttatacacatatatgtatatgcatatttattgaCAGACTTCACAACAGTCAATGATAATAGGAACTGCCTGGATCCAAGAGAGCATACTTGTTCAGTAGATACTTGTTTGCAAGAGTTTTACCATTGTCTTAGCCCAAGAATGCCTTGTTTCCAAGCAACCTCTGCAATGATCTCTAGTGTTTGTTTTAACCTTCAAATTGAACAtaataaagtcataaaatataTAAGTTCTATAAGCAGTGGTCATTTACTTTCTAAAAAGTCTGCTCAACACCAGCAGCACTGAAAGTGTGTGACAAAAAGGGGATTAACACCCTCTGGTTTTTTAAAACTTCACCCTCGTCTGAAACATTGAAACATGTTAGATAGGTTTTACCTGCTGCTAGCTGGTTtagtatattctctctctcttacactgAACCTGGGGCATCATGTAGggtaggcaagtgttctgccactggGCAACATTCCTAGgcctctattttttaaaaaccagtattTGGTATTTCACAATATTTTCACTAAGTTGATGATCTGTGCCATTTTCAATGCCGTACACTAGcaagaatttatttcttaaaaatgctAGGCATATTAAGTATTCTATGTGTGTTAGTTACTAGTCTCTTTATCTCTAAAATGTGAATGTTCTCTTGCCTGTCTAATAGAGCTGGTGTGAGAAAATGCAAAGACTTTAAATACTGCATATCACATAATAACCCACTTAGAAATGTCAGCAATTGGCTATTAGCAGAACTGCTAGCATTCCCCACAttaggggagggagggaacagagacTTCCTTTGGgttggaaatgtagctcagtggtagagcacttacccaGGATGTGAGAgtccctgggttcagttcccagcagggCTAAAAGAAACCTGCTGTAGGGCATAAAATGATCAGAGTTGGTATTTGATTCCTGCTCTTTGGCCTCAGGAGCACAATGCTTTCATTGATTTATCCGTCCCTAAGGAGTCCATATTACATGTCCCGGCATGTTACTGGCACACAAGATACTACTTGTGATAGAACTCTACTACTGTGTACTTATTAATACTGatcatggagagagaaagaattcatCTACTCCAATCTGCACGTGGACTTTGGGGAAACACTTATATGCTACGCATGTAGGCCACTCAAACTCTGCGTAACCGGAGAATCCCACTTTGCGACTCTTCACCAGCAGAGGCTTGGTGCCTAAGGGTATTTTGCCTGTAAAATAAACACTTATCCAGTAAAAACCACACAAGTGTCTATAAACATGTGACGAAGCAGAAAACGGAGACAATTTTCACTAGCTCTGCTCCAACAACGAGAAACAGCTGCAGCATCCTGTGCCCATGCTAGGCAgtctccctcccctgggagttagCAAGGCTGGTCCCAACACAGCCATGCTTATCTATGCTGATTTTCCTGGAGATCAAAGTATCTTTTGTGGCTGTGTACCTacactggatttttttctttcaatgtggAGGAAGGTTGCCTTGACTGACAGCATTGCCCTAACTCCTTCTCTCTGCAAATGCTGCAACCTGGGGCTAAGCTGCACCGAGTGTTTCTTTGCTGTCCGTGTTCAAACCCTCTTATCCGTTCCTTTTGATGCTGATGTAGCAGGGGCCTTGAGTTTCAGTTccctaaacacacagaaattatgACATGTTTTGCAGTAGCCATCGTAGCCGATGCTGAGTGTTCAGAAACATATGTTCCAGGGAATTATGACTGGCAATATCATGATCCAGGATAGGCAGATAAATGGCCGTATAATTATAACCGTATGTGGCATAATGCACTACAGAGACTTCCAACGGTCCTAGCAAACTCTCTTATCAAAGTTATCCAGAGTAGAGACGAATAGAGAAATAGCTAGACTCAAAGATGCCATCAAAAAATGCATTCAAGTATAACTGGGGATTTTTCCGAAAAGAGCAATGAGGACAACGGACCTTgcttcctgcagtagatgggacaGTAGTTAGGAGATCACGGAAGGCTTCTGTATAAGGATGAAATTCAGAAGTCATTGCCCAGACACTAACTTTAACCTTGCTAGTGGCAGAAAATAAATTTCCAACCACACATCTCTAACCACACGGCGGTCAAATTCACAGTTATCAGCAGGAAGAGTGACAGAcaagaaaggcaggagagaacagCCAGTTTGGGGGTAATGCAGCTGGGAGTTGGGAAGGCAACAAATTGGTCCTGAAGGTACACGCTCTGTAAACTGTATGGTGACAGCAGAAAGCTCTGTCACAGGCAGCACACCGTTTGCAAACCTCAAGTCCTACTCTTTCTGACTCTGTCATCGTTCATATGAGTTCACATCAGAGAGGGGGCTCCTGCTACCAGCTACTTACTAGTCAAGACAGCTGACCTCAGCTTTTCACTCCGCTCggttttgttttaatcttggCTGGCCAGAGCCCAGTTACTGTTCCCCAAGTGTCTTTGCTTCCGAAGGACAGTTCCTCATCCTGTATCCCAGGTTTCCGGGCTGGGCTGCCAGTGAAGATAAAAAGTGCCTGGAAGATCTCCGGAACCACTGGCCTGTGCTTAGAGCCCCAGGCCCCAGTAGCCCTGTGCGAGTTCTTGGATCTGGTACCAACCTCTTGATATGAGCGCCGCTGCGGTGTTTCGAGGCCCCCGGCCCAACCCTGGGCTGCTGCTTCTGGGCCTGTTGTTTCTGCCAGCTGCGATTGCCATCACCACTGGTGAGAGAGGGTGAAGGGATCACAGGGCCAGGGAAATGGGTCAGGAGCcccaggggtggggaggtgaaCTCCTAGACACCAGTCATACTGTATTGGCTTGCCAACTGTGCTTCACTGCCCACCTGCCTTCGAGGAAGAGGTGATGCTACAGCCAAGGGTAAAGAAAAGGTTCAGAGGTACAACTGGCCAATGATGTGGTCACCCATCAccacctccttttctcctttctcccttctccctttatGCCCTCAGCTAGTCCCGAAGAAGGCGATGGAGgtcttcactgtgtgtgtgtgaagacctTCTCCTCTGGGATCCACGCTAAACATATCACTGCCCTGGAGGTGATCAAGGCAGGACGCCACTGTGCGGTTCCCCAGCTCATGTGAGTTCTGCCCACACCCTTAGGTCTCGCCTCTCCGCTGCCTGTTCCTTTgtgcctcttcccttcttccaacCAAGGCCCTGAAGGTTGcgttccttccctttcccctgacAGAGCCACTctgaagaatgggaggaaaatTTGCCTGGACAAGCAAGCACCCCTGTATAAGAAAGTAATCAAGAAACTCCTGGAGAGCTAGGTTCTAACTGCCTACATCTGCATTGTGTTATGTGGGATGCTGGAGTTTTGGCTATTTTCAATCTAACGGCAACCTTccaatgtttatattttcctttgaGACTAAATAAATGCATTGAACCAAAGTGACATAAAGTCAAATCATTTCTTTGTACTAAAATTAATATTGATACATCATATGCAAGAAAACAGCTCCAGgactttaaagaaatatattttgaagaaagATTTGGCCTAAGAACTGAATTTGATTGGCATCATGGGTAATATTTTGGCCaatgaatatttgcatatttaccCAGTTACATTGTCTCATAATTACATGTTAGTTTTGTGTGCTGGTCAGCTTTGTCAATAAATAATTCCTacattgcctttaaaaataagtacCTAAATCAAGCTTTGATTCTGCTTCCTTAAGATTTATACTCTattattatcataaaaataacaaaaacaaaaatgagaaagaatacaTAATGCTAATATGCCGATATTTCCAAGAAATTATATGaaactatattttcatttattggttattaaagaatgtttatatttttaaaattgaaatttcaaaacagctCCTGTTCTCCCATTATTGCCTGGAAGGGTTCTTCACTCAGCAAACTTACAGTTCTACTATGTCGAGTAACATCTGTGGCTGTTGCTCTAAGTGTGTAGATGTCCTAGGTAGACTGTCTGCAGTATTCTTGGCTTCAGAAGTGCCTTATTTGTAAGCCAATTTTCCTTAACAACCCATGACATCAGAAATATTAGTATGATATGATAAGCAGCCATGGGAACCCAGGAGTGATACcaggtggtgttttgtttttgttttttaaggagcagagaattttttttaaacttttttttttttattctttgcttctttcacatctggtttctgctacactgttgATGATGGGCCTTCAATGGACTCCTCTTGattatcctgttgttgccctatGTCGTGGAGATCCTGTAGGTTTGTGTCTGCAGGACTGgttccttcatgtgctccagaAGATCACAAATTGGGTAGATGTTGGTTCTGAGCCTGTGTGGTTGCAGGGTTGGCCAGCTCACCAGCTCTCCCTTGCTTTCATCACCAGGGTGAACTCTCCTGCATTGCCCTGGCTGGGTCACCCCTTACAGTGAAGAGTAAGGGGTGGGGTCAGTTCTCTGGCTTTCACATCCTTAGGAACACTCCTCCAACACCTacacctcagggccagctctgctgtgttgcTCAGGTGTGGCATATAGGGGCTACTCTCCTGAGcactgcagctgatgaggggcagggacCGTTATccctcttatgacctcagggccagctctcccgcCTGCCTCGGGCATTGATGAGGGACGGTATCTCTTCCCCACCGGTGGTGTCACGTCACAGATAACTAATGGGGACAGTTCTCTCAAGCTCACAACTTTAGGGCTGGTTTACCCACACCCCTGCTGATGGGTTTGGCTTTATTGTGCTACCTGGGCAAGGCGTAGGGCCCGCTCTCCTGAATGTTGCAGTTGGTGGGGGACACGGGCAGCTTCATCTGGCCCAAACCAGGTGGTTTTCCCCTCATCCTTCAGAAGACAACTACCACATACTGGAGTGTGGAAGATGCTGTGCTGTTTGTATATTGGTTAGGCATTGTGTATTTTCTCTCACTCCTGGTCTCTTATAAAGACCTTTGTATATTCTCAGAACCCCATTGGTTAATCTGGAATATACATTTGAGCCCAATATCACCACACTGCTGTAAAGCCTTTGTGCTGTGTGAAATAACATTCACAGAGTGTGGAAATGTTGGGGCTGAGAGTGTGGCTCAAGTTGCCTTAGTGGGCAGGAAGGCAGGATCTAATTGACTCAAGGAAAAGCTAAGGATGCTTGCTTACGAGTGAATGCGTCTTCAACCTTCCATGATGGTGTAGAACTGAGGCTCTAATTCTTAAGAGAAAATAGAGCATGTGCAATTGAGTCTTTTAAGAGAGAGACTCACTCTAGaatgttgaataaataaaattatagtttttataAGTGTACAAGGTGCACAAGTATCCGAGGGGGAAATGGGGGAACAGTGATCACACAGTTAGTTCTTGGTGGTTTTAGCCTTCACTGTCACTTTTAAGCACTGCTACCCAATCTATCTTTACCAACACAGACACAAGCATGACATTTTCCttcacaaaatattagaaaaccaAAGCCCTTAGCTTAGCACCTAAGGTTTTGCCATAGTCATTTTGCCCTTGTACCTCAATGtccccatctgtgaaatgggctaTTAGGTGGCACATGCAATACACTTGCTGTGGTTCCTCATGAAGTCTGTGCTTGAGAATGAGTGAGGCCCAATGTCGTTGCTATCGGTGTTCTTCTCAAAGCATCGTTCCAGCTGCTTTAGAGCGTAAGCATTGGCTATGGTCACAGAAAGAGCTCTTCAAATCAAGTGGACCTGAGAGAAATCACCGGAAATGAGATGAAAGTGAAAtgcctgtttttgtttattttcccttttgcttCCTGGCTCTGACATCCTCAATAGACAGGAATCTATTTGTCAAAGGGCCCAAACCAGTTTTACAGAGTCGACTAGTTTGGGTGCTGGGCCTCATAAACCCTTGCTTCAGAATCACCCTGGTCTAAGGGTCCTGGGAGCATATTCAAGAAATCCCCTTTATTAAGAAGGGCATTGGAAGAGGACTTCGCCACCTGGAAAACCCAAAGATTTGCAACCCATCCTGCTTCTTGAACATTTATGCTGTGATGGCGCTGGATTGTCCCTGTAATGCCTCCATCCTTGCAACCTAGGTGGCACTGAAGGCAATCAGCTGGAAACGTCCACAAACTCAGCCTTCACTGCGCTGTCATAGCCCCTATGGGCCAAACAAGACCACACAAGCATGAGCTGCTCTCCGCAGA
Encoded here:
- the Ppbp gene encoding platelet basic protein — protein: MGFRLRPTSSGPGTSPLHNLQALWLLVLLLTALVPTTVGQSIDVDPYIELRCQCTKTISGIPLNRISLVNVFRPGVHCANVEVIATLKSGGKVCLDPNASAIKKIVMKILEGY
- the LOC102000820 gene encoding platelet factor 4, whose product is MSAAAVFRGPRPNPGLLLLGLLFLPAAIAITTASPEEGDGGLHCVCVKTFSSGIHAKHITALEVIKAGRHCAVPQLIATLKNGRKICLDKQAPLYKKVIKKLLES